Proteins from one Chitinispirillum alkaliphilum genomic window:
- a CDS encoding ABC transporter, ATP-binding protein codes for MTTLLETTERSSNVLEMENVSFSYQNRQLFSKLDLFIPEGGIVGLLGKNGAGKSTLMKIACGLLSPVSGESRSLGVSSFVKSPLVLRDIYFLPEITHIPTMTPREYTRLYAPFYPAFSYEQFETLLKSYSLDAGTILTRMSHGQKRIFFLCFALATNVRILILDEPTNGLDIPSKGIFRTQIAEWMRADRTVIISTHQVGDVGSLLDSIIVLESGEIIFQRSVEDIKRFMAFRVNEQAGDEGEFIFEQKVPGGFGVVLKKQAGQESPLDIELLFNAILENNQKVNDCFN; via the coding sequence ATGACTACATTACTGGAAACGACCGAAAGATCATCAAATGTACTTGAGATGGAAAATGTCTCTTTCAGCTACCAGAACCGTCAGCTTTTCAGCAAGCTCGACTTATTTATCCCTGAGGGGGGAATAGTCGGTCTTTTAGGGAAAAATGGGGCAGGCAAATCGACGTTGATGAAGATAGCCTGCGGTTTACTTTCTCCTGTAAGCGGGGAGAGCAGAAGTTTGGGTGTATCCAGTTTTGTCAAATCTCCTTTGGTTCTTCGGGACATTTATTTTCTCCCTGAAATCACCCATATACCCACTATGACACCACGGGAATATACACGGCTTTACGCTCCGTTTTACCCCGCTTTTAGCTACGAACAGTTTGAAACACTTCTGAAATCCTATAGTCTTGATGCGGGCACTATACTAACCCGTATGTCACATGGTCAGAAACGGATCTTTTTTCTCTGTTTCGCTCTTGCCACAAATGTGCGGATACTGATTTTGGATGAGCCGACCAATGGTCTGGATATTCCCTCAAAGGGGATATTCAGGACTCAGATAGCAGAATGGATGAGAGCAGATCGTACAGTAATCATTTCAACACATCAGGTGGGGGATGTGGGTAGTCTGCTTGACAGCATTATTGTTCTTGAGAGTGGTGAGATCATATTTCAGAGAAGCGTTGAGGATATTAAACGCTTCATGGCGTTCAGGGTTAATGAGCAAGCGGGTGATGAGGGAGAGTTTATCTTTGAGCAAAAAGTGCCCGGCGGATTCGGTGTGGTGCTCAAAAAGCAAGCAGGCCAGGAGAGTCCTCTTGACATCGAACTGCTCTTTAACGCCATTTTGGAAAACAATCAGAAAGTAAACGACTGTTTCAATTAA